In the Gossypium raimondii isolate GPD5lz chromosome 9, ASM2569854v1, whole genome shotgun sequence genome, one interval contains:
- the LOC105799239 gene encoding NAC domain-containing protein 89: MMAGEGVSRETQMSIQASSMFPGFRFSPTDVELISYYLKKKLDGYDKCVEVIPEIEICRYEPWDLPVKSIIKSDNEWFFFCARGRKYPNGSQSRRATEQGYWKATGKERNVKSGSNVIGTKRTLVFHTGRAPKGERTEWIMHEYCMKGKSQDSLVVCRLRKNSEFRLNNNSNRVARNHRELSIVHDSNHATSDGGTDLTGISEGDKAIEFYSKKATSSNDSHSIEQIDSASESEQKLSNEVAPTESSTLKKDSDDEEDFFAEILKDDIIRLDEASLSASTPEVLPMIATTTHRVSLLQGGANRRIRLTRTKADIIQHGIGGISTKKWKSEEPPKCLLSVFSPRTAILVILITLLALLLPCSNFKSSKVIQI; this comes from the exons ATGATGGCAGGTGAAGGGGTTTCAAGAGAAACCCAAATGTCTATTCAAGCCTCTTCAATGTTTCCAGGGTTTAGATTTTCACCAACTGATGTTGAGCTCATTTCTTATTACTTGAAAAAGAAACTGGATGGTTATGACAAATGTGTTGAGGTCATTCCTGAGATTGAAATTTGCAGATATGAGCCTTGGGACTTGCCAG TAAAGTCCATCATAAAGTCAGATAATGAATGGTTCTTCTTTTGTGCTCGAGGAAGGAAGTACCCAAATGGTTCACAAAGTAGACGGGCAACCGAACAGGGTTATTGGAAAGCCACAGGGAAAGAACGTAATGTGAAGTCCGGTTCGAATGTGATCGGCACGAAGAGGACTCTCGTCTTCCACACAGGTCGTGCTCCGAAAGGGGAAAGGACCGAATGGATCATGCATGAATATTGCATGAAAGGAAAATCCCAG GATTCCCTAGTGGTATGCCGTCTTAGGAAGAACAGCGAGTTTCGTCTGAATAACAATTCGAATCGGGTTGCTCGGAATCACAGGGAGTTGTCAATCGTGCATGACAGCAACCATGCTACCTCAGATGGTGGAACTGATCTAACTGGCATCTCTGAAGGAGACAAGGCAATTGAATTCTATTCAAAGAAGGCTACTAGCAGTAACGATTCTCATTCTATAGAGCAAATCGATTCGGCATCCGAATCCGAGCAAAAGCTTTCCAATGAAGTTGCACCAACAGAGTCTTCTACACTTAAGAAG GATTCTGATGATGAAGAAGATTTCTTCGCTGAGATACTGAAAGATGATATAATCAGGCTTGATGAAGCTTCATTGTCAGCCTCAACACCTGAGGTTTTGCCTATGATAGCCACCACTACCCACCGTGTATCCCTTCTCCAGGGCGGAGCAAACCGGAGAATCAGATTGACAAGAACTAAAGCAGATATCATCCAACATGGCATCGGTGGGATCTCGACCAAGAAATGGAAGTCGGAGGAACCACCAAAATGTTTGCTATCTGTATTCTCACCGAGGACTGCCATTTTAGTCATCCTGATAACTTTACTGGCTTTGTTGCTGCCATGTTCTAACTTCAAAAGCAGCAAAGTAATTCAAATATGA
- the LOC105799240 gene encoding uncharacterized protein LOC105799240, whose amino-acid sequence MSRPMLLVFLFIILIITSQFEWRQPLVVDVDTTPSVSQKPQQISRREEAVKEKIILSQEKKIQRLNELVRSLEQQLLQCKGDNKTTNGTVSYLTERILELERQQILED is encoded by the exons ATGTCGAGACCGATGTTACTTGTTTTCCTATTTATTATACTCATAATCACCTCACAATTTGAGTGGAGGCAACCACTTGTTGTTGATGTTGACACGACCCCGAGTGTATCGCAGAAGCCGCAACAAATTTCAAGGAGGGAAGAAGCTGTGAAAGAAAAG ATCATCTTATCACAAGAGAAGAAGATTCAGAGACTTAATGAACTTGTGCGGAGTCTTGAGCAGCAACTGCTGCAGTGCAAGGGTGATAACAAGACAACTAATGGCACTGTAAGCTATTTGACTGAACGGATTCTTGAGCTTGAGAGGCAACAGATCTTAGAGGACTAG